TATCTGCTGAGCTCCTGAAGTCCAGTAATGATAATGAAGTATCTGTTCTGGACTCATTTAATCTTCCTACGTCACAGATTGCACTCTCATTGTGTATAAATTTGCCTCCCAGTCACAAGTGTGATTATGAAAGACAAACCCGCATgtttcataaaaaaacaaaacagtgggtCTCTTGTGTTGCTCTGTGTCTACTGCCTGCTTGATAAGCCGCTGCCGACTTACGCTAATCTTTAAAGAACCTTCACTGCTTCAAAACTTTGAAGTTGAgtgttttttcctgtgttttaatCAGAGCCCGAACACTCACAGTGTATCTgctctgtttattattattattatttatttttgttatttattgtgGAGGAGTATAAGCTTACACTGAGAATGACTTCAGCTGTTAGGAGAGTGTTTCACATCACAGCGTTCAGCTGGTATGCGTTCATTGTTAAGTATCTCACCGATAAGGATGGAGAGGAGTTGCCAGAAGGTATCTTTGTTTATGGAGGACCTTGGAAGTATCTCACTTTTTTGAATTTGGTGAGTACATTGATCATTCATAAGTAATTGCTGTGAAGAATTAATGACAGCGATCCCAACAAGGACAGTGGAAAACAATGATGTTGCTTGTACTATTTCAGTTAGTGCAAATGGCATTCTTTGGACTGGCGGCAGTGAATGATCTCCAACCTGGGAAAGAGGGGAAGAGTATTCTGAGCAAGTTTAAAGACCTTCTCTTCTCGGTCTTTGCCTTCCCTGTGGGCACGGTGAGAAACCCATTGTTGCAAATCCCACATTATCTAATTACAACAATAATCCTGGTTTACATTAACTCTGtcttttctgcattttctttaGTTTGTTGTTCTACTTTTCTGGGCAATCTTTGCCTATGACAGAGAGTTAGTCTACCCAGCTGCCATCGACACCTTCTTCCCTCCATGGATGAACCACGCTATGGTCAGCATCATTTGTATTTCtacagtttttttaaataatcctgATTTATCTGTTGAGGCTTATCACTTTGCTGTTGCCTGTTTCTTTAGCACACATTTGTCCTTCCTGTCTTACTTGGAGAAGTGCTGGTTCAGCCTCACGCCTACCCACAGACTAAGCATGCACTGGGAGCATTAGGAATTGTGGGCTTGGCTTACTTATTTTGGTAAGTGCTGAGTCAGCTTGAACCATATAAtcatgcacttaaaaaaaagaaaaagaaattaaagcattttaaagctCATCTTCATGTGGCTCAAAGCACAGCACTGTCTAAATTGCTCTATTTTGCTACTAGTCAGGACTAGTCCAGTGCAGCAATGAGCGTACAGCTTGAGGGTAAAAGCTTCTTTTCTGCCTCCAATAGTTCACATATTGTAATTCAGCCAATATCTCCTCATGAATACAGAACAAACCATAAGCAAACTGGACTTTGCATGTGAGATATGTTTTATTATGCTGCTGTTTTGCTGTTACAGTGAGTCTCGACACACTGGCTGAACATTTGCATGAGCCAAACAGGTTTTTATATTCCAAACATGTTCTGCAGGATTATATGGGTGTACATATCAGTGGGGATCTGGGTGTATCCTCTTCTCGGGCTCTTCAGTACTGCTGGTCTGGTGGGCTTCTTCTTTCTTAACATGTCTGTGGTGACCTTGCTCTATCTGCTCGGGGACAAGCTCAACAGCTGTGTCTGGGGTAAGAGGCGTCTAGCTCGCCACATCATACAAACAAGCCAAACATCACATGAGATTACGTCTAATCTGTCTCTTTGTTTAACGCtctcttttgtctcttttctctAGGCAGGGATACGAACAAaagcacagcagaaacaaagtGATTGAACCTTTCTGCCACACTGAAATGTTCACATGGTTATTCTTTGAAGTCAGACTCTGCAGTCCGTTCATTCTTTCTCTTATgaataacagaaataaaacacaccCGTGCCTGATTTGTTACACAAGTTGTTTTGCTCATTGCTCTGATTTGAAAATATAATATCCACTTGGACTACTTATACACGgcagattttatgtttttacatgtatttatgtgtttttatgtgctCTCAACCTTTTTACTAACCTATAAATGTATAAAACTTTTATCTATACATGGCATCAGTTGCAAATGTGTGACAATGTTTGGTTGTATTGtccctgttaaaaaaaacaacaacaacaacaacaaaaacaatacaaaacaaacaaacaaaaataatttagcatTTTGGCTAAATGTTAAATAGCAGCATTAAGACAGATTACAGTTTTTGAGACTTCTGCATCATCAGCGTGATTTTTGTCccctcaaaaaaataaataatttgcataatacattttaagcaataaattgcaaaaaaaaaaaaaaaaagctaattcaaACTCATatatgcaacaacaacaaccaaaaaaattctggcaattatttcatggttcagcCTTTAAAGAGTTAACATAATTACAATTGTGTGCACCACTGAGTTACCCCCTAATTCGGTGTCAGTGAacattgtgtgtatttttcctgtGATCATTGAGGCCTCTGGAGGCAGTCTGAGAATAACAATCCAAATCATCCGTGACCTGATGCCATCACAAATCCTTTAAGCTCTCCAAGGAAAGATGCATCTTTGTATCCATCAGTCGCTTTAGATGGGCTCctcgtttctttctttctgaacGAGATCAGCTGGCATGCAAATCTCTGTAGCCTTTTAGGTGATGGAGGTAGTCTGGATCCGCATCCACCAATCCAACCGAAAGGATCTTTGCCAATAAATGCACATCTTCTTCACTCAGATCATTCTGTTGAAGAAATTAAAGTCAAATATTTTATCCGAATTATTCTAAGTAATTCCAGCATTTAACTTCAGATTGCTGCTTACCATCTTGTTGTTTGCAGAGAATTCTGGGAGCTGGGACTTCTGGAGTTTATTTCCCTGTTGACAATAAGAATAATTTCAGAGTCACTCTTTGCTTCCTTGTTCCTACTCTGCCCACTTTCTCCAATGCCTGGGGTGCAGTTTTTGCTTGCTTCCACCTCCTTGACATCGATAGACGCCTTGGTTTTATCAACATGTATCTACATGAGCC
This is a stretch of genomic DNA from Archocentrus centrarchus isolate MPI-CPG fArcCen1 chromosome 15, fArcCen1, whole genome shotgun sequence. It encodes these proteins:
- the LOC115793464 gene encoding androgen-dependent TFPI-regulating protein produces the protein MTSAVRRVFHITAFSWYAFIVKYLTDKDGEELPEGIFVYGGPWKYLTFLNLLVQMAFFGLAAVNDLQPGKEGKSILSKFKDLLFSVFAFPVGTFVVLLFWAIFAYDRELVYPAAIDTFFPPWMNHAMHTFVLPVLLGEVLVQPHAYPQTKHALGALGIVGLAYLFWIIWVYISVGIWVYPLLGLFSTAGLVGFFFLNMSVVTLLYLLGDKLNSCVWGRDTNKSTAETK